A DNA window from Streptococcus parapneumoniae contains the following coding sequences:
- the lysS gene encoding lysine--tRNA ligase produces MSTEHMEELNDQQIVRREKMAALREQGIDPFGKRFERTANSQELKDKYADLDKEQLHDKNETATIAGRLVTKRGKGKVGFAHLQDREGQIQIYVRKDAVGEENYEIFKKADLGDFLGVEGEVMRTDMGELSIKATHITHLSKALRPLPEKFHGLTDVETIYRKRYLDLISNRESFERFVTRSKIISEIRRYLDQKGFLEVETPVLHNEAGGASARPFITHHNAQNIDMVLRIATELHLKRLIVGGMERVYEIGRIFRNEGMDATHNPEFTSIEVYQAYADFQDIMDLTEGIIQHAAKSVKGDGPVNYQGTEIKINEPFKRVHMVDAIKEITSVDFWQDMTLEEAKAIAAEKKVPVEKHYTEVGHIINAFFEEFVEETLIQPTFVYGHPVAVSPLAKKNPEDQRFTDRFELFIMTKEYGNAFTELNDPIDQLSRFEAQAKAKELGDDEATGIDYDYIEALEYGMPPTGGLGIGIDRLCMLLTDTTTIRDVLLFPTMK; encoded by the coding sequence ATGTCAACAGAACATATGGAAGAACTAAATGACCAGCAGATCGTTCGCCGTGAAAAAATGGCTGCGCTCCGTGAACAAGGAATCGATCCTTTCGGAAAACGCTTTGAACGTACTGCAAATTCACAAGAATTAAAAGATAAATATGCCGACCTCGATAAAGAACAATTACACGATAAAAACGAAACAGCTACTATCGCAGGACGCTTGGTAACCAAACGTGGTAAAGGTAAAGTAGGTTTTGCCCACCTTCAAGACCGCGAAGGTCAAATCCAGATCTACGTTCGTAAGGATGCTGTCGGTGAAGAAAACTATGAAATCTTCAAAAAAGCAGACCTTGGTGACTTCCTTGGTGTCGAAGGTGAAGTGATGCGTACGGATATGGGAGAACTCTCTATCAAGGCTACTCACATCACTCACTTGTCTAAAGCACTTCGCCCACTTCCTGAGAAATTCCACGGTTTGACAGACGTTGAAACCATTTACCGTAAACGTTACCTTGACTTGATTTCGAATCGTGAAAGCTTTGAACGCTTTGTCACTCGTTCAAAAATCATCTCTGAAATTCGTCGTTACCTTGACCAAAAAGGTTTCCTTGAAGTGGAAACACCTGTTCTTCACAACGAAGCTGGTGGTGCTTCTGCCCGTCCATTTATCACCCACCACAATGCCCAAAACATTGATATGGTGCTTCGTATCGCGACTGAGCTTCACTTGAAACGCCTTATCGTCGGTGGTATGGAACGTGTCTATGAAATCGGCCGTATCTTCCGTAACGAGGGAATGGATGCCACTCATAACCCTGAATTTACTTCTATCGAAGTCTACCAAGCTTATGCAGACTTCCAAGACATCATGGACTTGACGGAAGGCATTATCCAACATGCTGCTAAATCAGTCAAAGGCGACGGCCCAGTCAACTACCAAGGAACTGAAATCAAAATCAACGAACCATTTAAACGTGTTCATATGGTGGATGCTATCAAAGAAATTACTAGTGTCGATTTCTGGCAAGATATGACTTTGGAAGAAGCTAAAGCTATCGCTGCTGAGAAGAAAGTTCCAGTTGAGAAACACTACACTGAGGTTGGTCACATTATCAATGCCTTCTTTGAAGAGTTTGTTGAAGAAACCTTGATCCAACCAACCTTTGTCTATGGACATCCAGTAGCTGTATCTCCACTGGCTAAGAAAAATCCTGAAGACCAACGCTTTACTGACCGTTTCGAGCTCTTCATCATGACTAAGGAATACGGTAATGCCTTTACTGAACTCAACGATCCAATCGACCAGCTTAGCCGTTTTGAAGCCCAAGCTAAAGCCAAAGAACTTGGTGACGATGAAGCGACCGGCATCGACTATGACTACATTGAGGCCCTTGAATACGGTATGCCACCAACAGGTGGTTTGGGAATCGGTATCGACCGTCTCTGCATGCTCCTCACTGATACAACTACTATCCGTGACGTATTGCTCTTCCCAACAATGAAATAA
- the pyrE gene encoding orotate phosphoribosyltransferase encodes MTLAKDIASHLLKIQAVYLKPEEPFTWASGIKSPFYTDNRVTLAYPETRTLIENGFVDAIKEAFPDVEVIAGTATAGIPHGAIIADKMDLPFAYIRSKPKDHGAGNQIEGRVAQGQKMVVVEDLISTGGSVLEAVAAAKREGAEVLGVVAIFSYQLPKADKNFADAGVKLVTLSNYSELIHLAQEEGYITPEGLDLLKRFKEDQENWQEV; translated from the coding sequence CTTGAAAATCCAAGCCGTTTACCTCAAACCAGAGGAGCCTTTTACTTGGGCATCTGGTATCAAGTCGCCGTTTTACACAGATAACCGTGTAACTCTTGCCTATCCAGAAACTCGTACCCTAATTGAAAATGGCTTTGTGGATGCTATCAAAGAAGCCTTTCCAGATGTAGAAGTGATTGCAGGAACTGCGACAGCAGGGATTCCACACGGAGCTATCATTGCTGATAAGATGGACTTGCCTTTTGCCTACATCCGTAGCAAACCAAAAGACCACGGAGCTGGTAATCAAATTGAAGGCCGTGTAGCTCAAGGTCAAAAAATGGTAGTGGTTGAAGACCTCATTTCAACTGGTGGTTCTGTTCTTGAAGCCGTAGCCGCAGCTAAGCGAGAAGGAGCTGAAGTTCTTGGTGTTGTGGCGATTTTCAGTTATCAATTGCCAAAAGCAGATAAGAACTTTGCGGATGCTGGTGTGAAATTGGTAACACTTTCAAACTATAGCGAGCTTATCCATCTAGCCCAAGAAGAAGGCTATATCACACCAGAAGGCTTGGATCTCCTAAAACGCTTTAAAGAAGACCAAGAGAATTGGCAAGAGGTGTAA